ACGTGCCGGAGCCGCACGCTATAGGAACTGGCGTAACCGTTACGCTACGGTAAAGCTTGGGGGATCGGGTAAGGAGCGAGGCTATCggggaggggaagcagcacTGCTAGCTCCATGAGGATCAACACGTAGAAGCGATGTTAATAGTCACCGTCCGGCGCGGGCGAGGCGCCGCCGGCCCCGAcccgctcccccagccccagcgcctGCCGGGCATGCAGAGCGCCGCATGCCGGctcccccggccgccgccgcgccgcaGCGCCGCCAAGCCATGCCAACGCGCCCTGCGCCCGCCGTGCGCAACGGGGCCCTCGCCGCTCCCGGGGAcgggtggggaagggaaaggggaaaggggaaagggatgggagcaggggaaaggggaaaggagtGGACAGGATGGGACAGAATGGGACGGGATGGGAGGGAgtggatgggatgggatgggacgggatgggatggggatgggattgggattgggaatgggaatgggatggggatgggagggcagggcagggggcagcggggcctGTGCCAACCAGGGGTTGCTCTgtggcccggccccgctgcccccgctgggcagggagggagggagggagggacacCGGGAGTGTTCCAGGTCTGCACATTAACCCCCAACTCGACTCTACGATACAGCTACATGCCAAGCTAAAAGGTGAAAGGTCATAGTACCAGGTCAAAGGTTGCCTCGAGGGGTCGCTTCAGTGATTTGACAGCCGACTGAGTCTTAATTAGCAGGCAGCGAGCACATGATGGCAATGGCCAGTGGGGTCAAGCGCATTAACATAAACAGCAAGCAGAGGTGCATCATGGGGGCAGCAGTGCATTTGGGTAggtgagaaaaaacaaataaaaacaaatcaccGGATGCCGTGTACAACGGTAACAAGACTAGGCATGCACAGTAcggcgcggggccgcggcgggaCGCAGGCGGGACGgggcggccccccccgggccaCCCTCCCCGCGCCTCCCCGGGGCCTCGGGGACGCCCCGCGCCCCCCGTGCCGCGCCCCAGCTCCCGGCCGCACTCCCCGCACCTCGCGGCCTCGCCGCACGCGGGACGGAGCGCGGCCGGCACCTCCTGAAGGGCTCGCCACAACCGGCCCCGAGCACCGCCGGCGCTGCGGGCAGCGGGCACGTGCAAGGCGGGCGGCCGGCGGCTGCCGCGCACACGCCGAGGTCGGTCTCAAACTAGGGCTCTACGCACACGGGCTCGCGGAAACACGGGCTCGTCTGTCTGGGCGACGAGATAGACCCGCGCCTACCCACGCACAAACACACGACACACGATATACACatgtgcacgcacacacacacgcacacgtATGCACACAGATATGTACATGTGGGCACTCCGTACACCGACAGGCGAATCAGTGAACACCGTCACGGCCTGAGGCTACCCCAGAGCGGACCTGGCAccacaggctgggagagctcGCTGCGCCGGGCACCTCTGGGCCCCGCACACGCGCCAGCGGCTCCAGCTAACGCTCTGCTTACTCCCTCGCCAACGGACTCGTACCCTCGGATGCGTTTCCCAAACTCACCATGGCAGCTGCCGTcgctgctgcctgggcagctgcagcctggttaACCTGGTACTGGGCAGCCTTGATCTTGGCTTGCAGATGTGCCGGAGGGTGGAAATATTTGCACTTTTCCCGTGAGCATCTCCCTTTGATGTAATCCATGCAGACCGTAACGGTGTTATCGTTGGTATCGATCATGGCGCTGTCGGCGGGGTGGGCGAACCGGCAGTCGTTCTCCCCCCGGTTGCAGTTCCCACGCTGGTACTCCCGACACACCTGCAACACCGGGAGAAGACAGCCGCTCAGTGCGGGCCCTGGCCTGCTCTGCGGCCCGGCTGCCTGCCCGCCGGGGCGCTTTGGTGCCGAGGGACGTCAGAAGCTCTGCACAAAGAGCCGCGCACACTGCAGCATCGCCGCCGCCACCGCGCGGGCTCCAGCCCGGCAGCCCCGCACCACCAGCGGCGCCACCGCCGCACAGCACCAGGACCCTCTGCAGGCCCTGGAAAAGCCCCGTTTAAGAAACTGACGCACGCTCTTTTCACGGCACAGACCACGAACAAGACGTGTTTGTCACTTTGGTTAAAAAGGGCTATAGGAAACAGAAAGGGCCCACACCAAGCACGTCTGTACAAAGATACAGCCGCTGCAGCGGATGGAAATTCCTTCTAAAGGTGGGTGCCCATGAGCCTGGATCATCAGCACTTCCTCAAGAGCCTTGGCTCCGATCCCTACACCAAACCAACCTGGGTTGTTATTTGGTTTCTGTGCTAgcacttcagctgctttttaacCCCTGTGCCACCCTACGTGCCAGCTGCCCGCTGTCCACGGCTTGTGGCAGACACCCTGAAGGACAAGAGCAATGCCACTGGTGAACCTGCCCGCAGGGAGCACCCCTTTCCTCGTGGCCTTTCCAGCACGACCCTATTTATAGCCTTTTTCCATGCGGTGACAAAGGCTGGATGTATATTTGGCAGCAAACATACTGGCCAAATAAGCCAGCTGAGGCAcctcccttcctctttttatCCCCACGGCCCTGCTGCTCACGGCTTGCTGCTCGTGGAGCTGTTCTTGTAGCACACGGGAGGCAGACTGGCCAAATAACCATTTTCTTGCTGGGAACTTCTCAGGAGGACCAGTTCCTGGCCCAGTCCCCGCGCAGTGCCACGCGCCGCTCTGCCACAACGCCGGCAGGGGCTGGGCCAGGAGATGGCATCTCTTTGAGCCATCACCACATACAAGTTTGCTCCTCAGACCGGCTGCGTGCTAGCATCACCCCTGCACTCCTGGCCCCCGGTCTGCCTGCCTCGTTATGCCCAGGCATGCACCAAATGGAGCTGCCAGGTCACTGCTTCCCCAGACGCGAGCTTGGTCAGCCCCGCACCAAGACTCGATCTCTTTTATTGCTACAAATCCTGCCTGGGCAATAAATCATTGTCTTCTACCCAAGAACTCCTCGATTAATAAGCCAAAGATGATATAAGTAAATTAGTATGCATAGATACACAAAGAGAGAGGCGGAGAAAGAGAATGCATGCAGAGGTAAGGCGATTTTATCCCAGTTAAAAGCCAAGAAAACTGCCCAGAGAACTGAACCAGTTCGGCAGATAAACTCTGGCCCACACAGAGCACATTTTCACAGGGCAGTCGTGCGGGCTGAGATAAAGCAATGAATGGCTCTCTCACAGAGGTCTTGAGCAGATCTGAGTGATGGCTCACAGCAGACACAAACCATAAAACCGCGAGTCCTTTTAATCAGCATGACCTGCGATGGCTTTTGAAGCGCTGTGATGGTAGCCAAGAGTGTTTGCAATTCTTGTTTACTTACAAGCAAGCACTGAAGATGGTGTTAGTTCTTgccacaggcaggcagcaatATATCATTCATCTGCTTGAGCAGAGAGAGGCACGGCACCATGATATGTGGTCTAGCCTTTCAGATCTGGAgagtgcttgtttgtttgtttattagtAGCCCTGTAATTAGTATCACAATTTTCCACTTGGTAAGTGAAGAAGCGTAACAGCAGCTAAGGAGCACAAACCGAACCTAAGAAGCTGGAATGACCGCATGATGCCGGGCCGAACTGCTGAGTTAGGGAATGGAAGCGGCCCTGCAGGATCAGCCAGGCATCACCGTGAACTTCACTTGTTCTAATTTGGGGCCGGGTTTATTTTGATTGCCCTGCTGGGATCCCAGCTGCCCACCCTGGCGGAGAGACAACTGCCCCGAAACCTCGGCCGTGGCTGAGCTGCTCGCCCGGAGCTGGCCGAGGCTTGGCCAGGGCACATGAACACAGGGCGACATCCCTGGCCTTTCCCGAGCAAGTTCCACCTTTTGCCTCCTTTGCACTGAATCCAGCACAAGTACGCTGTTAGCCAGTACAttctgcctgctggcagcaaaATGGCAATACGAATCACGCAGGAAACAGCAGCTCGATTGCAGCAGTCTTGACTCTCGAATACTTCTAACAGCAAACGGCGGCGTGCGAAGGGAAACGTGCTCCCAAAGCAACCCACCCGGCAACGCCTTCCTCTCTCACTTCCTCGTCCCTTGCGGGTTCCCCTCTAGTTCACGAGAAGAGCCATGTTTTTGTTCACGGTATTTCTGGCAGAGGAGGAATGTGaagaaagctgcaggaaaagtCTGAAGCCTCAGCGTTTCCACCCTGAGACCCAGGTGCTGTAGGGGAGTGTCTGAGCACACCGAACAGCCAGGCAGCGGCATGGTCCCGGTACTTGTGAGCTGCATCCCGCTGCTCGGGGCAGTGAGCAGCCGTCCCGCCAGCACTCAGAGCTGCTCGGGACAGCAGGCTCAGCGCCTGGCAggtctgtgctgcctgccttaAAGCCCAGGTACATGTATGGCGAGATGTTCGCTGCGTGGCGGTCTGCTTCGGTAGCCCAGAACACGCGTGCTGATTTAATTAAGGACCCGGTACTTTATTcttgaaaataagcatttaaaattctaAACAGAACAAATCATCTTCCAAGATTAGACACTAACatcactgcagttattttttttcaggggacaGTTCATTCCAAGGCAGGGAGAGCTAAGCCATATAAAGCTCTGCAGTCCTGCAATAACAAACAGCAGCGAGCTCTCTTCAAGAGCAGGTAGCTACGTGGCAGGCAGAGCACGCCACCTCGGAGAGGTGAGGGGCAGTCCACGTAAAATCCTGCAAATCAGTTTTGCACTTTTGTAATCAAAAAACTCTACAAATGATTTGTTGCTCATAAGAACTATGGCCTTATTAGATAAGATAGATAAGAACTATGCCCTACATCTAGAGACCTCTGATTAAATGACCGGGCACTGCAAAGCACTGCCCAATTATCTTCTCACCTGCGTATCGAACTGCTTAACCTGCATTTGCTGGGGGGaaaacaggaggaggagaagccccCCCCGCCCACAACAGGCACTATTTTTGTACGAGCGGTTCTGTGTGGAATCGCAGAGCTGCTGGGTAAACTGCAATGTGCTCCCGATCCCAGCCAAAACAAACAGCGAAgctgagcagctgggagggggggCGAAGCTGCATGTCTGAGAGTGATCCGCACAGCTCGGGCAGAGCCAGGGGAAGGCCCTGTCAGAAAGGCAGGGCTGAAAGCAGAGCGGGCAGGGACAGCCCTCCTTCAGGAGGGGCTTTTTCTGGTTGTTAAAACCTCTTTTTACTGCAGACCGTGCCTCTGGGTGTGCTGTGAGAGCACCGCTCACAGCTCCCCTgtgtgcagagcagcctggctccGCAGTCGAGCATTTCCCCGAGCAGCTGCACAGGGACTGCACAGAGCCCCTGGAGCACCAAATCCCGCACGTGAAGGTTCCCCTGCCGCAGCCCAGCATCCAGGAGCTCCCCGCACATCCCAGTCACAGCCTGTGGCCAGCACAGCCTCGGCTCCACGGGCAGCAAGCAGCCCTGAGGCTGCCTGCTCGGGGAGGCCGGGCCTCCTGTAACCTGAACACACTTCAGGGAACTCTTTCCTCGGAGAAAACAACTCTAAAAGGGGAAGTGATGCGATCCCGTGGAAGGGGAACCTGCGCTGATGTAAGCTCCGAGAATagtggcagtgctgggagggctcgctgcccggccctgccccacgctcctgcctgcagcctgctgcccagctcctcagcCAGGGGTGAAACCACcgagaaaaaggaatgaatgtCCCTTGTAGGCACACACAGaccctcctgctgcagtgcctaGGCGAGAAGAGCCCTACCATTATGACCGGCTGCATTTTGACAGATCCCTGCCGCTCCTCCCACCGTGCTCCCCGCGTGCTCAGGGCCCATCTCCAGAAGCCCGACCCCACAGCGCGCCCCCAGGCCCCGCTGCTGTCCCCGCACGGACCCGAGGTCCCTGAGATCGGCCGGGCCCTGACCCCACACCAGGATGCACGGCGCTCacagggcagggacagcagcaccaggctgcccagCGCCCAGCTCGCCATGCTCCTGAGCGTGTGGCACCGCCTGGCCGCAAGCCCTCGCTGCCGCAGCGCTGATACGGTGCCGAAAACACGGCCAGGCCTTCCCGATAAGAGAGATTCAGGGCAAGGGAGAGTAACAGCTAGCGAGGACTAGCACTTGTCAGGGCTGTAGCGAAGGATGATAAACAAGGCGCGGGAGGCCGCGGGGGGAGTGCCAGCAGCATGTGGCCAGAGCAAAAACATGCCAGAGGCTGCAAGCGAGCTCCCCCCCGGGCGGCTGCAGCACGGCCCTCGCACCAGCTCCCGGCGCTCGTTACCCGCGCCCGCTCGTTAGCAGCTGCTGGACACACAAACGCAGTCTCGGGGCGCCCCTGCAGCTACCACGGCCATCCCTCAGTGCTCCCGCTGCCTTCTGAGATGcggggccaggagcagagctgcaagcATGAGCCGTGGTGGCACGCCCCCTGCATTGCCAAGACAGGGCGCTATCGGCTCCAGGGAAGCTCGCgctgttttctttcacaagcAACAGATCGTCTGTCCAGGAGACACAATACAGGAGATAACTCGTGAGGGTGAATCGTGCCTGGCGGCTCCTACCTCCAGCCTGTCTGTCCTCATGAGCTTCTgggcggcagcggcagcggcggcaGGGACCGGGACGCCGGGGTTGCCCGCCACCAGCATGGGGGCGGTGGGCAGGATCTCCGCTGGGACCAGCCCCGGGGACACGGGCCCCAGGTAGGGGTTGAAGGCGGCCGAGGCGTTGGTGGCTAAGCTGGGCGCGACTGAGAACATCGGCTGCaatgggagaaaaggagaaagacatTTAAACACCCGTACCCAccgtgctgccagcagcacaacCCCTTGGCCATCACCCTCAGATGGCAAAGCGCATCTGAAACGCGCAGGCAGCTCCTCGGTGCGAGAGCAGCCTGCACGGGGGCCCCAGCACACCGCCAAGCCACACGCGCCTCCACGCCAAGGACAAGGGCACTTCCCACCCAGATCCCAACCTGCCCCAGCTCACAGGCTGCGGAGGTTCCACACGGGAACAAGCAGGAGGTTACAACCCGTTATTTGTATAAAATCGAGCAGGCTGGCCCTGCAGACATCACAAAGAAGCACCGGGGGGATGCTTTATTTAGACTAAATCATTCAGCCAGAGAGAGGCCATGCAAATACTGtgggggtttttttgtttgtttgtttgcttgttttaaaaaaagaaccagCTGCCCTTGCAGGCTGTCACACGTTGTGAAGGTAATTAGATGGAGAAGACCGAGCGGTGCTGTAAGCCCCAGTGCAGCGCTGGTGCACTGCAGCGAAGGTTAAATCATGCTTCTGCCCCTCCGAATCCAGAGGCACTGTGCTAGCAGTGTAATTGCCAAATTAAACTTCGGCCGGAGTGTTTATCTTCAGTATATAAATAAAGTAGTTACTCAAGGcatttagatttttcttccaaagtaaTTTTTAGAGTGAAAAACAACAACGAAGTTAATGCAGAtcttttgctctgtttcctATCTTGTTCAGCCAGACAGCACACAGCACCACATGTTTTCGTGTTTCTGAGGAAATGACCGAATTGTTTGGAAGCAGGGAGCAAGTCCATTGGAAACACTGGacaaaaacacatgcaaaggttacaggagaaaaaaaaagcctgaaatttGTGTAAATGGGAGTAGTTTCTTTAACGTGTCTGCCTTTTCATCCAtgtgaacaacaaaaaaagggaatttttaCAGGAAATAAAGTAGTATTATTAACTACACCATCAATTAACCGTACTTTTCATTGTTGTGCTATCATCTGTGCAATAATGAACGTTCAAATAAAACTGGGAGACTGTCAGTGTGTAACCTGGGACCTGATTTCCATTTGCCTTCAGCCCAGTGAGCCCACTAAGTCCAGCACCTAAAAGACCATCCTGCTGATTTGCTACCAAGATCACTTGACGTTTGTGTAAATACCCCACAGCCTTTGGCCACGACAAGGTAACACTGTTCTTACCCAGCCATTCGTGTTCTGCCGGAGCTCGCAGCTatcctgcagccagctgcacaCACGCAGAAGCAGAACCTCAGTTTAACCATTACCCTGATGCTAGCCTCTCCTTATAGCAAAAAGGACTGCTACTCTGAAGCACTGCACtaagtattttttcatgtttaccTAAATATTGCTGTCTATCTACACGCTGCTTTGTATAAAACCACAGGAGATGCACTGGGTTATCATTTATGAAACAAGCAGACCAAAAGGTAATGGAGAAGAACAAGTTAACAGGGAAGGACACGTGAAGTAGTGGCTTTTACTGTCTGCAGCACTCTGACTGTTCAGCTTTGTCATAGCCCCAGTATGAGTGTGCTGGCACCAGTGCTGCATCGCTGTCCTCAaaccaggaaataaaataaaattgcgGCGTGTGTACACGTCTGTTTAGAAATTGAAAAATCACTTTGAGGTTGCTCTGAAGTTAAGGCACGTAAAGTACAGCCTGCGTCTGAGCTGCCTGGCCGCACACACACCCCGCGTGGTTTCTGATCAGGAGGCAGcgagcaggggcagcagcacggTGCCACCGCACCCGCAGCTCACGCGCTGACGCCGCCTTAGCTCACTTCCTTCCTTCGGTGCTGCATGAAATTTTGTTTAACAAAAAGATGgccaaaaggagaaaacaacacaCCCTCTCTTCTCATGCTGGTAACTGATGCCAACAAGTCACTGCGAAGATCCCTCcacaacatttctgcttttctcccccACATACACCACTTCTTGAACCAGACGAGGCCTAAAGCCCTATGGAAGAGTAAGTCTGCATTACCTAAATCAGATGGGCTACAGGATACTTACTGCAATTTGGTAGACCCCCAAAACACGGGGCCAAGTCACAATTTAGCACAAATACAAGGGCCGTTTCTGCTCTGCTCATTTTTCCTAAGCATTTACTCTGAGTACAACCTGTCACAAATGAAGCAGTGCTGAAGAGCTCGCCTAACGGAGCACGTTCCCTCCTGCAAGGTGTCTGCAGGTAGATGCAACTCGCCAAGTCCTAACTTCTCCAGTAAGGAACCAAGGAACTGCCAGGGAAGTGCTAAGGCAGATATCAATATAATGTATTTCCCAGCTCCCTTTTCCCGTGCTGCCGTTTTACCCGTCAGAAGGCAGAGCTTCAGCAGGGGAAGCGCTGTGTGACCTTTTACACAGAATGCGCCAGCCTCCCCGGTGCGTTATTCGGTACCCTACAGTGTCTGAGCTACAAGGGTGTGGCCAAAGCTTGCTGGGCCACCTTTACCCACAGGTTAGCTCCAGCGACCTCTCTGGACTGTGTCAGAGAACGAGCGCAGGGCGTTCTGCTCTGCAGTGTGTCTGGCTGGCGGGCGCCCACCACGGTCACCGCAGACCGAGCCCCATCCCTGCGCTGGCGTCAAACCCGGCACTGCGCACGCGTACCGGAGAGGAACACGTGTGGTGCACTACGTGATTACACTGCCCTGCGGCCAGATGAGAGGTTGCTGATagcccttttcccctcctttgcCTCTTCTAGGCAGTGTGGTTATCAGCAGGcgctgctccccctgcccagcccgaTCTGCCGGTGGCACACAGCGGCCCAGCACACGCCGCGCAGCGCGGGGCAAGCTTTGCTCTCTGCTTACAACGGGCTGTAAAAACCCAAGTCCAGTCCAGCAAGTAACTCTGAGAAGGTTCCCCTGAATGAATGGAAAACATCCAGTGGGAATCTTCTCAAACCCAGGAATTTCCTCGAGCACAAGAAATTGCAAAGGAAACGTCTGTTTACTGAACTGCCACACAGATCGCTCACTTTCTCAAAATTAGGAGAGACGTTACAGATGAATTAATTCAACAAAACATGAAGCAACGTTGATTGAGGCGAGGCAGAATGAAGCAGTACACAGACAGACCAGCCTCTCACTGTTTGATTTCTCCACCAGTTACCAACTTTTGTGGGCTCTTACAGCCACCCGCACCCGCTAACTCCCTTCAGCCTGCACCAGCTCGTGGTCACCAACCCAAGCCCCAAAGCGCACGTACCACAGGCTGCAAGGGGGCTCCAGGCATCATGGCATTGGCAAGCTGCATCTGCTGGGCCAGCATGGCCATGTTCTTCTGCTGAATCAGGTTATTGCGTCCATTTATCTCCAGCTGCGTTTTTAAGTGTGGTGGTGGGTGAAGGTATTTGCAGTTTTCCCTTGAACATCGACCCTGAGGAAGAGAATGAACATAATTGGCTCAGGCAGTTAAAGGCaaatcttttttgttctgtctgGCCCAACCAAACCCAGCAAGCTCTGCAGGGCCTGGGTGAggctccagctccctcctgaAATGATCACGTACCGATGggagcagctgcacagctctggtACCAGCTCCTTGCTTCATATTTCCAAACTACACATTTCTGCAATACAGCCCTAAAGGAACAAGGAGGCCCCAGAGCCCGAAGTGCCCCCaccaggaggggaaaaaacaggtCCCTTAAATTACAACCCTTCCCCTTTATTCATTCACCTTTGAAATAAATCCAACCAGGAGCAATGACAACGCAGAAGACAGCTGTACTTTGAGCAAGGAACCATCTTTATCGGGAACCAAATTAATTCCATACAGTTTGaccttctcctgcagctttgCTCAGAAAGTTGAGATGTCTTCTTGCCCCAAGGTCCAGCAACCTGCTCTGTGCGCCCGTTTCTGCCCCCGATGGCCAGCACAGACGGCTCCGTGCTGCccacctccctgctggcagccccatTGCTCAGAGCTCACTTCCCCGGGCAGCGTGCTGATGTCGGGCTGATAGAACCCCGACTAAAGAccagcacacacagctctgccaggaTTTTCAGCTGGGCACGCAGgtggcacagccctggtggCACCGCTGTGTAGGCAGAGCCCGGCGCTGCTCTGTTCGTGTCAACTCTTCCTCTGATACGAAAACCCGCACTAATTATTGGTACCACTAACGAACGTGAGGCCAAATTACAATTTACTGGTTGCCTGGAAGATGATTATCTTACATTAGCACAGCGTAGAAATCGGGATTAATGACTGCTAAGTGCGCCACAAGGAGCTACACCACGTGTTGCCTGACTCAGAGAAGCAGTTCCCGGCCTGACCCAGGAATGCAGCCGAACTCAGCTCTTACTTAGTGGTGGGCTTTAGGCCGCCCCGTGCCGCCCCGTGCCGACAGCACGCTaagggcagggggagcagggcagggggagcaggaaggCGAGCTTGGGGCAGGGAGCGCGGCTGCCCTCACACGCTGCTTGTCTCTGGCTATGGGCTCAGCAGCCCTCGGGCAGGAAGCCCAGGGAGAGCGAAAGCAGCAAGCCCTCGGCCCTGCGCACCCAGCGTGGCCCCAAGCACCTGTCTGGGCCGCGCCGAGCTCTGCGATGCCGCAGGagcttccctctgctctgccagagCTGGGTAACACCAACAGCCCCGCACACCCGAGGTCACCACATGGGCACGGACAAGCCCCAGAAACgcagctgctctgagcagggcgCGAGGCAGCCGCTGGGGCTGTTTGTTTGGGCTGCTTCTGTAACTGAGCAGCACGGCCCGCGATACACAGCGCTCGCTGCCGTGCTCTGCCGCTGTTGACACAAGGACTACTGCTCACAGAAAgcgggctggggggctgcatgGCGCTCACAAGGCCGCTGGCCCCGTACCATCAAAGCCCCCTGCAGACGTGCAGGAGCTCCTGCTCCCACCCTGCCGGCGGTGCTGATGCCaggcggggctgcgggcacgggGACACCCGCACCGGGAGCTCCACGTGGCCTCCACGTGCTCCCGCCGGGAGGATTTGTGCCACGcgctgctgctcagccagggCCTGGAGCCAAATTAATTCTCCAATTAAGAGCTGTCGCTCAGCGGCAGGGCCCCGCGGCAGCACCGTGCGGGGTGCCGCGATGGCCAGCGGCAGTGCCGGCACCAGGAGCCCCCGCACCCCAGGGAGCCCTGCGGAGCTGCTCAGGCTGTTATTGCCTGaacacagcaaagcagcagcaatctcACTGCAGAGCTGCCGCAGGTTCAGGGTTTGTGACGACACAAACACGGCTCTCTTTTAGGGAGCATCAgttcctcctgccagcagagctcagccacCACACCCCAAGCAGGAGGGCGGTGGTTACGGaaagcccagcccctgcccgtAAGTGATGGAAGTGCCTGTGCGGATGCACTCGAGTCACGCAGGAACACATTCAGACACCggctgggttttgctttttaaaacacacGGCTCGTGCCTGCTTTGTGGCAGTAGCTGTGCTCCGGCCCAGCGAGCACACGGTCGGAGAAGTTTCGGAAATATCAAGCAAAGAGTTACTGGGAGGGCTCCACCGACCCGACCCGACGGATACAGATTCCAGCCCCAGTGAGTCAGTGGCTGAGCTTACCCCGAACCAGACAGCGACCCACGGCCACACCTCAGCCAGAGCCTTCCAAACCATTCACACCCCTGCCCGACGAGGAGACGGCACGGACTGggctgctcccacacagctccggGGCACAGCCAGGGTGTGCTGGCGATGGCCacttctggctccacacagcacGAACCGTCCCGAGGATCCCTCCGTCAGAGCACGAGCAGAGCATGCTGTGGAATGGCACATGGGGGACCTGCAGCCCGCAGCCTGACTCAGCACCTCAAAACAGGAccgtgcccagccctgctgctccacaGCCCTGTGCACAGCGGGGCTTTCACTGCGCACAGATCACCAGGGGCATTACTGCCCTCGGCTGCTCCTGGAGCCACCCCACGGGGCGTTACCGTCTGCTCCTCGCTAGCACGGGCACACCTCAGGGACACCGAGCAGCTCCGGAGCTTTAGCAGGCGGCACGTGCCGAGATGGGACAGTCAGTGCCTCGTGCCCTGCTGGCAGAGATGGAACCCGGCTGCACGGCTCTGTTTCTGCAAGCGATTCCAATGTCTAAcatgacaaacaaacaaacaaacaacaacacgACACGACACGACAcgcagccagcacagcacagcaggccCTGTTCCTGCACTGAGCACGGTGCCGTGCTGCGGGACGGGAACCGCAGCGAGCTGGGCTGGTGCGCTCGGCTGAGCCTGGGGCTATTGCCAAACACCTCCCAACAATTGCTTTGTCGCCTGTTTCTTTCTGCGGCTTTATGGCTGTtgttgcagaaaggaaaagcaggaggaagaggccttgctgtgctgctccGGGTCACGCTGGGAGGTCCGTGCCAAAATCAGCGCCGCAGGACCAGCAACAACACGAGTCTCTCCGAGCCTGGCGCCACAAGGCACCCAGTGCGCTGCGACTCCAGCACAGAAGGGCCCTCGGCAGTGCCCCcgctgagctcctgcagcagcaaaccCAAACCCGTGGGTCCCCATGCGGTGTGCTTCAGGCGATGCCACCCGGCCCCATAAACGCTGGCTTTGCCCTCGGGTGGCGCAGGAAGAGCCCCAGCTGACGGCACTGCCCGTGTGGTGACATCCTGTCTCGCTTTGCTGTGGCAGGAAGAAATCTCGGGTACAAGAATTTAATGGATTCAGCTACCAGTTCTCTATTTTTTAATCACCTCTGCGCATCTTCTCAGATCCAGCACAGCCATAAAACACACTGAGGTGGCCACGTGATGACAGCCTCAAGTGTGCGCCTCATGGATAAGAATCTCAAATCCTCCTCACTTATCACCCGTGCTGATCGTGTTTGTACAGGAAGCCAGGCCGAGGATCTGTCTTACTGTCCTGAAACTCAGCAGCCTTAAAGAAGCCGAGGAGCGAGCCCACCCCAGC
The DNA window shown above is from Aythya fuligula isolate bAytFul2 chromosome 9, bAytFul2.pri, whole genome shotgun sequence and carries:
- the MBNL1 gene encoding muscleblind-like protein 1 isoform X6 gives rise to the protein MAVSVTPIRDTKWLTLEVCREFQRGTCSRPDTECKFAHPSKSCQVENGRVIACFDSLKGRCSRENCKYLHPPPHLKTQLEINGRNNLIQQKNMAMLAQQMQLANAMMPGAPLQPVPMFSVAPSLATNASAAFNPYLGPVSPGLVPAEILPTAPMLVAGNPGVPVPAAAAAAAQKLMRTDRLEVCREYQRGNCNRGENDCRFAHPADSAMIDTNDNTVTVCMDYIKGRCSREKCKYFHPPAHLQAKIKAAQYQVNQAAAAQAAATAAAMTQSAVKSLKRPLEATFDLGIPQAVLPPLPKRPALEKTNGATAVFNTGIFQYQQALANMQLQQHTAFLPPGSILCMTPATSVVPMVHGATPATVSAATTSATSVPFAATATANQIPIISAEHLTSHKYVTQM
- the MBNL1 gene encoding muscleblind-like protein 1 isoform X2, with protein sequence MAVSVTPIRDTKWLTLEVCREFQRGTCSRPDTECKFAHPSKSCQVENGRVIACFDSLKGRCSRENCKYLHPPPHLKTQLEINGRNNLIQQKNMAMLAQQMQLANAMMPGAPLQPVPMFSVAPSLATNASAAFNPYLGPVSPGLVPAEILPTAPMLVAGNPGVPVPAAAAAAAQKLMRTDRLEVCREYQRGNCNRGENDCRFAHPADSAMIDTNDNTVTVCMDYIKGRCSREKCKYFHPPAHLQAKIKAAQYQVNQAAAAQAAATAAAMGIPQAVLPPLPKRPALEKTNGATAVFNTGIFQYQQALANMQLQQHTAFLPPVPMVHGATPATVSAATTSATSVPFAATATANQIPIISAEHLTSHKYVTQM
- the MBNL1 gene encoding muscleblind-like protein 1 isoform X1 — encoded protein: MAVSVTPIRDTKWLTLEVCREFQRGTCSRPDTECKFAHPSKSCQVENGRVIACFDSLKGRCSRENCKYLHPPPHLKTQLEINGRNNLIQQKNMAMLAQQMQLANAMMPGAPLQPVPMFSVAPSLATNASAAFNPYLGPVSPGLVPAEILPTAPMLVAGNPGVPVPAAAAAAAQKLMRTDRLEVCREYQRGNCNRGENDCRFAHPADSAMIDTNDNTVTVCMDYIKGRCSREKCKYFHPPAHLQAKIKAAQYQVNQAAAAQAAATAAAMGIPQAVLPPLPKRPALEKTNGATAVFNTGIFQYQQALANMQLQQHTAFLPPGSILCMTPATSVVPMVHGATPATVSAATTSATSVPFAATATANQIPIISAEHLTSHKYVTQM
- the MBNL1 gene encoding muscleblind-like protein 1 isoform X3; protein product: MAVSVTPIRDTKWLTLEVCREFQRGTCSRPDTECKFAHPSKSCQVENGRVIACFDSLKGRCSRENCKYLHPPPHLKTQLEINGRNNLIQQKNMAMLAQQMQLANAMMPGAPLQPVPMFSVAPSLATNASAAFNPYLGPVSPGLVPAEILPTAPMLVAGNPGVPVPAAAAAAAQKLMRTDRLEVCREYQRGNCNRGENDCRFAHPADSAMIDTNDNTVTVCMDYIKGRCSREKCKYFHPPAHLQAKIKAAQYQVNQAAAAQAAATAAAMGIPQAVLPPLPKRPALEKTNGATAVFNTGIFQYQQALANMQLQQHTAFLPPGSILCMTPATSVDTHNICRTSD
- the MBNL1 gene encoding muscleblind-like protein 1 isoform X5, which gives rise to MAMLAQQMQLANAMMPGAPLQPVPMFSVAPSLATNASAAFNPYLGPVSPGLVPAEILPTAPMLVAGNPGVPVPAAAAAAAQKLMRTDRLEVCREYQRGNCNRGENDCRFAHPADSAMIDTNDNTVTVCMDYIKGRCSREKCKYFHPPAHLQAKIKAAQYQVNQAAAAQAAATAAAMGIPQAVLPPLPKRPALEKTNGATAVFNTGIFQYQQALANMQLQQHTAFLPPGSILCMTPATSVVPMVHGATPATVSAATTSATSVPFAATATANQIPIISAEHLTSHKYVTQM